CGATCGTGGTGTTGAACAAGACGGACGCGGTCAGTGCGGAAAAACTGGAGGCGCTAAAAAAATTCTTTACGGCCCGGCCTTATTCGTCAAAGGTCATGGAAGTCTCCGCCCTTAAAGGAACGGGTGTCCAGGCGCTTCTTGATGAGCTGGTGTCGCGGTTGCCGGAAGGCGAAGCGTATTTCCCGGAGGACGAGATGTCAGACCTGCCGACAAAGTTTTTTGTGGGGGAGATGGTGCGGGAAAAGATCTACCAGCTATATGCGGAGGAGATTCCTTATCATACCGCGGTCGTGGTCCAGGAATTCAAGGAGAAGGCTGACCTGATCAAGATCCGCGCGGAGATCGTGGTGCAGCGGGAGACGCAAAAGGGGATCTTGCTGGGGGAAGGGGGACAAAAGATCAAGGCGCTGGGAATGGCCGCCCGCAAAGACATCGAGGCGTTTCTGGGGTCGAAGGTGTTCCTGGAACTTTTTGTAAAGGTGCGGCCGAAGTGGAGGGATAACGACCTCCTGTTAAAAGAATACGGATACGAATAGGGGCGCGGGAGCGCCCCGCAAAAATGGGAATATATGTCTGGATTTACCGTTGCCATTGTGGGCCGGCCCAATGTGGGAAAGAGTACGTTGTTTAACCGGCTGCTGGAACAGCGCAAGGCCATCGTGGATGACCAGAGCGGGGTTACCCGGGACCGGCAGTATGGGGTCGCCGACTGGGCGGGGAAAACGTTTAACGTCGTGGATACCGGGGGGTTTGTGCCCCGGAGCGAAGACGTGTTTGAACGGGAGATCCGGCGCCAGGTGTTGATCGCCATCGACGAGGCGGACGCGCTCGTTTTTCTTTGCGACGCGGCGACGGGGATCACGGACCTGGACGAGTCCATGGCGGATGTGCTTCGTCAGTCACCCAAACCGGTTTTCCTGACCGTAAATAAAGTAGACAATTCGGACCGCCTGCTGGAGGCATCCGAGTTTTACGCGCTGGGCTTCGACCCGGTGTTCTTTGTTGCGGCCATGACGGGCAGCGGGACGGGGGAGCTGCTGGACGCGATTGCAGCGCTGATCCCGGAAGAGGCAGTTGAAGAAGAAGAAAAGGAAGAAACCCCGAAGTTTGCGATCATCGGCCAGCCGAATGTCGGCAAGTCGTCGCTGCTCAACGCCCTGCTGGGCCAGGAGCGCACCATTGTGAGCGACGTAGCGGGCACGACGCGGGACAGCATCCATACACGCTACAATCTTTTCCAAAAAGAGTTTGTGCTCATCGATACGGCGGGTATCCGCCGGAAAAAGAAAGTCGAGGAAGACCTGGAATTTTATTCGGTCATCCGCGCGATCAAGGCAATGGACGAGGCGGACGTTTGCCTGTTGCTGCTCGATGCCACCAAGGGGATCACGGCCCAGGACCTGAACATCTTTTCGCTCGCGGCGCGCAAGGGGAAGGGTGTTGTATTGCTGGTCAACAAATGGGACCTGGTGGAAAAGGAAACGAATACGGCCCGGGACTACGAACGCGAGTTGAAAAAAAGGCTGGCGCCCTTTACGGATGTGCCGGTGATCTTTATATCGGTCACGGAAAAGACAAGGATCTTCAAGGCGATCGAAACCGCCATCGAGGTGTATCAGAACCGTCAGCGCAAGATCCCGACCTCCCAGCTCAACGAGTTCCTCAAAAAGGCCGTGGCGTCCTTTCACCCGCCGGTGGTCCGGGGGATGCCGGTGAGCATTAAATATGGCACACAGCTTCCCACCCACGTGCCGTC
This region of Dinghuibacter silviterrae genomic DNA includes:
- the der gene encoding ribosome biogenesis GTPase Der, yielding MSGFTVAIVGRPNVGKSTLFNRLLEQRKAIVDDQSGVTRDRQYGVADWAGKTFNVVDTGGFVPRSEDVFEREIRRQVLIAIDEADALVFLCDAATGITDLDESMADVLRQSPKPVFLTVNKVDNSDRLLEASEFYALGFDPVFFVAAMTGSGTGELLDAIAALIPEEAVEEEEKEETPKFAIIGQPNVGKSSLLNALLGQERTIVSDVAGTTRDSIHTRYNLFQKEFVLIDTAGIRRKKKVEEDLEFYSVIRAIKAMDEADVCLLLLDATKGITAQDLNIFSLAARKGKGVVLLVNKWDLVEKETNTARDYERELKKRLAPFTDVPVIFISVTEKTRIFKAIETAIEVYQNRQRKIPTSQLNEFLKKAVASFHPPVVRGMPVSIKYGTQLPTHVPSFAFFSNHPDDIKTPYRNYLENQLREQFDFKGVPVRIFFRKK
- the era gene encoding GTPase Era; protein product: MQTGFVNIFGRPNAGKSTLLNALAGEKLAIVSPKVQTTRHRIKAILTTDKYQVIFSDTPGIIDPQYKLHERMMQAVRNSLEDADIAVLLVDSGDDPVEADAVFEKLRLKAPAIVVLNKTDAVSAEKLEALKKFFTARPYSSKVMEVSALKGTGVQALLDELVSRLPEGEAYFPEDEMSDLPTKFFVGEMVREKIYQLYAEEIPYHTAVVVQEFKEKADLIKIRAEIVVQRETQKGILLGEGGQKIKALGMAARKDIEAFLGSKVFLELFVKVRPKWRDNDLLLKEYGYE